A stretch of DNA from Arthrobacter globiformis:
TGCTCGGCCTGACGGAGGAACCGGCCATGCTCGACGGGTACGGGCCGATCCCGCCCTCCGTGGCTCGTGCACTCGTCGCAGATGGTGGGACGTCGTTCCGGAGGGTCCTGACCGACCCCCGTGACGGCGCACCCCTGGAGATTGGACGAACCAGCTACCGCATCCCGAAGCCGATGCGCCAATGGCTGCGGCTTCGGGACGCCACATGCACGTTCCCGGCCTGCAATAACCACTCCTTGGACAACGACGCCGACCACCTCCTCGCCTGGGCAGACGGCGGGGGCACCGGGATCAGCAACCTTGGCCAACCATGTCCGAAACACCACCGCCTCAGACACGCGTCCGCCTGGACACCCGCCGCCGCCACCGCCAAGGACCCGCCCGGCTGGACCTCGCCAAGCGGCCGGCACTACACCAGCGAACAACCCGACTGGGAACCACCCCACTGGCCACCACTCATCCAGGCCATACTCCGGGAGCTCGCCGCACCCGGCGGACTCGACCCCCGCACGCCCGCGAACCCAGGCATGCACGAATGCCGCGTTTCTCCGGAGGATGTGCCAGAGACTGGCCGCGAAGCAGCCTAAACGCGTCATCTGAAGTGTTGATACCTTGCAACCCCGTGCCTGCTTTTTTGCCGGATCCGAGATGCATGGCAGGCCGAAGAGATGGATGGCGGCGGCCGAAGTCAGATCCCAGCAGCCACGTCCGCCTCAGCGGTAGCCGGTAGCGTCGGCCGGCAGTCCGGCGTCCTGGACCTCCTCCAGGTAGCGCCAGCAGTCCGGCCGGGAGCCGTCGACGTCGGTGAAGCCATACTCCAGCGCCAGCCCGCCGGAGGAGAACGAGCCGCCGGTTCGGCGGTATACGTCAGAATCGGCGGCGAGGGCGGCGACCGCCCGCCCCACAAAACGCGGGCTTTCCGAAATGGCGGCGAAGTGCGGATTCGTGGCCGCTGCCTCGCGCCAATTGGCTTCGGTCACGCCGTAGTGCTCGAGCATCATTTCCGAGCGCATCCACCCCGGCGTCAGTGCCACCGCCGTGCAACCGAACGGCTTCAGCTCCTCGGCCTGGCTGAAGGCGAGCCGCAGGACAGCGGACTTGGCGAGGTCGTAAAACACTGAGAGCCGGTAATGCGCGGTGTTGTACTCCCGCGTTCCGTCCGTCATTTCCACCACCAGTCCTCCCGGCCGCCGGATGAGCAGCGGCAGCGCGAAGTGGCTCGTGACCAGGTGCGTGTCGACGGCGCCGTGCAGCATCCGCAGTCCTCCGTCCAGGTGGTGTTCCCAGAGGGGTGTGTTCCACTGGATGAGGTTTTCGCCGCCCCAAATGTCATTCACCAGGATGTCCAGCTGGCCGTGCTCGTGGTCGATTCGACGGACCAGCGCTTCCACCTCCGGGGCGTTTAGATGGTCCGCCGCCACTGCGATGCCGGTCCCGCCGGCCGCGCTCACCATGGCTGCCGTTTCATCGATGGTTTCCGGGCGGCGATAGTCGGACGTCTGGCCCTTCGTGGTGCGTCCGGTGCAGTAGACCACCGCCCCGGCTTCACCGAGGGCCACGGCCGTTCCGCGGCCCGCCCCTCGCGTGGCCCCGGCGACCAGGGCTACCTTGCCCCTTAGCGGAAATTCCATGGACAAACGCTACCTCGGTGCACGGGAAAGCGGCCATGTCTGGTATTCCAGACGGTCCTGCCTCTGAAGGAGTTCTGGAGCGAGTGGACGGGGCACAAACTTAAGTACGGGATACCGGACACTTTTCGGCTAAACCCCCGAAAAGACAGAAATCCCGAACAGGCAGCCAGACGACAGGCGTGGAGGACACATGGCAGGCACGATAGCCGCAACGGCGGCAAAGCGGCCGGAATCAGCGGTCAAAGCGAAGGTTCCCGCCGCGGAAAACACCCTGCGGATCCTCAAACTGTTGGCTTCCAAGCGGGGGCCGATGGCGGCGTCGAACATTGCCACGGCACTGGGGCTGCCGCGCTCAAGCGTCTACCACCTCCTGGGCGTCATGGAGGCGAACGGCTTCGTCCTGCACCTGCACGAGGAGCAGCGCTACGGCCTTGGCATCAGCGCCTTTGAGCTCAGCTCCGCGTACTCGCGGCAGGAACCGCTGTCCAGGCTGGGGCGGCCCATGCTCGCGTCCCTCGTTGATGTCCTCGGCGAAAGCGCACACCTGGCGGTGCTGCACGGCCGGGATGTGCTCTACATTGTGGAGGAGCGGGCCAAGAACCGGCCATCCCTGGTGACCGACGTCGGTGTCAGGCTGCCCAGCCATCTCACCGCCAGCGGCCGGGCCATCCTTGCCGCGCTGCCCAAGTCCCAGGTCCGCGCGCTCTATCCGAATGCCGCCGCTTTCACTGCCCGGCACGAGGTGGAGGGCGCCATCATGAAGTACTCGGCCCTGTCATCGCACCTGGACCAGGTGCGGCAGCGTGGCTACGCCACAGAACACGGGGAAGTGACACCCGGCTTTGGCTCCATCGCCGCCGCTGTCACGGATCATCTTGGATGGCCGACGGCGGCAGTCGCCGTCACGTTCCTCGAGGACAAACTGCCCGAGGACCAGTGGCCGGTACTCGCCGCCCGCGTGCAAAAAGTCGCCGACGAGCTCTCGGTGCGCATCCACGGCCGCCCCGCGAAATAGCCAGCAGCCCAACTAGGTAGCAGCAGAGGGCGTTCCCAGCGGTGAGAACCCCTGTGCTGCTACCTAGTTGGGTCTGGGATACCGGACAGCACCAGCCGGAAACCCCTGTCTGGCCCGCTCGGAAGGGGCTTTAGTTGATACAGAAGCACTTCCGCTCAAACCAAGAATTCCGCACCCCGCAACAGTAATAAACCACATACCCGCAAGACGAAGGAGCCACCATGGCACCCGCCGATTTCACCACCGGTGCCCGCCCGGTCAAAGCAGCCCGCGGCACCGAGCTCACCGCCAAGTCCTGGCAGACCGAGGCACCCCTGCGCATGCTCATGAACAACCTTGATCCCGACGTCGCCGAACGCCCCGATGACCTGGTGGTCTATGGCGGAACCGGCCGGGCCGTCCGCAGCTGGGCAGCGTTCGATGCCATCACCCGCACCCTGGAAACCATGGACAAGGACGAGACCCTGCTGGTTCAGTCCGGCAAACCCGTCGGCGTCTTCCGAACCAACGAATGGGCGCCGCGCGTGCTGCTGGCCAACTCCAACCTCGTCGGTGACTGGGCCACGTGGCCGGAATTCCGCCGGCTCGAGGCTGAGGGCCTGATGATGTACGGCCAGATGACGGCCGGCTCCTGGATCTACATCGGCACCCAGGGCATCCTGCAGGGCACCTTCGAGACCTTCGCCGCGATCGCCCGCAAGCTGACCGGGGACGAGAACGGCACGCTCGCCGGGACCCTGACGCTGACCGGCGGCTGCGGCGGCATGGGCGGCGCGCAGCCCCTCGCCGTCACCCTGAACGAGGGCGCCTGCCTGATTGTCGACGTCGACGAGACCCGCCTGCGCCGACGGGCCGGCAAGCGTTACCTGGACGAGGTGGAGACCGATCTCGACGCCGCCATCGCCAAGGTCCTCAAAGCCAAGGAAGAACGCCGCGGCTGGTCCGTGGGCTATGTGGGCAACGCCGCCGAGGTCTTCCCCGAACTGCTGCGCCGCCACAAGGCCGGCGAGCTGACCATCGACATTGTCACGGACCAGACCTCCGCACACGACCCCCTGAGCTACCTGCCGGAGGGCATCTCCGTGGACGAGTGGCACCGCGAAGCCGAGGCTGATCCGGAGGGCTTCACCAAGAAGGCCCAGGCCTCGATGGCCAAGCACGTCCAGGCCATGGTCGAGTTCCAGGACGCCGGCGCCGAGGTGTTCGACTACGGCAACTCCATCCGCGACGAGGCCCGCAAGGGCGGCTACAGCCGGGCGTTCGAGTTCCCCGGCTTCGTCCCGGCCTACATCCGCCCGCTGTTCTGCGAGGGCCTGGGCCCGTTCCGCTGGGTGGCACTCTCCGGCGACCCCGAGGATATCGCCGTCACGGACCAGGCCATCAAGGAACTCTTCCCCGAGAACAAGCACCTGCACCGCTGGATCGACGCAGCCGGCGAGCGGGTCGAGTTCGAAGGCCTGCCGGCCCGTATTTGCTGGCTGGGCTACGGCGAACGCGCCAAGGCGGGCCTGCTGTTCAACCAGCTGGTCAAGGAAGGCAAGGTCAAGGCGCCCATCGTGATCGGCCGCGACCACCTGGACTCCGGCTCCGTCGCCTCGCCGTACCGGGAAACGGAAGCGATGGCCGACGGTTCGGACGCCATCGCCGACTGGCCGCTGCTCAACGCACTGCTCAACACCGCCTCCGGCGCCACCTGGGTTTCCATCCACCACGGCGGGGGAGTGGGCATCGGCCGCTCCATCCACGCAGGCCAGGTTTCCGTCGCCGACGGTACCGACCTCGCGGCGCAGAAGCTTGAGCGGCTCCTCACCAACGACCCCGGCATGGGCGTCATCCGCCATGTCGACGCCGGCTACGACCGCGCCCTCGACGTCGCCAAGGAACGCGGCGTCCGCATCCCCATGAACGAAAAGACAAAGTAGGAATCATGACCATCACCACCCACGAACCGCTTACCGTTACCCTCGGTGCCAGCGGTGTCACGCCCGAGGACGTGCTCGCCGTCGCACGCCACGACGCCAAGGTGACCGTCTCCCAGGACGCCCTGGACACGGTCGCCAAAGTCCGCGCGCACATCGACGAACTGGCCCACAGTGACGTGCCCGCATACGGTATCTCCACGGGCTTCGGCGCGCTGGCCAACCGGCACATCCCCGGCGAGCTGCGAACCCAGCTGCAGAAATCGCTCATCCGCAGCCACGCCGCCGGCATGGGTCCGGCGGTGGAGCGCGAGGTGGTCCGCGGCATCATGTTCCTGCGCGCCAAGACCCTGGCATCGGGCCGGACCGGGGTCCGGCCCGTGGTCCTGCAGACCATGGTGGATGTGCTGAACGCCGGCATCACCCCGGTGGTCCGCGAGTTCGGTTCGCTGGGCTGCTCCGGCGACCTCGCACCGCTGTCCCACTGCGCCCTGGTCCTTATGGGCGAAGGCGAGGCAGCCGGACCCGACGGCGAACTCTACGGGGGTGCCGGCCAGCCCACTGTTGCCGAGCTGCTCGCCGCCCACGGCATCGAGCCGGTGACCCTGGCCGAGAAGGAAGGGCTGGCGCTGGTCAACGGCACCGAGGGCATGCTGGGCATGCTCCTGATGGCCATTGCGGACCTGCGGCAACTGCTGACGACGGCGGACATCACCGCGGCGCTCAGCGTCGAGGCGCTGCTCGGCACCGACCAGGTGTTCCTGCCCGAGCTCCACGCCGCCCTGCGGCCGCACCCGGGCCAGGCGGCCAGTGCCGACAACATGCTCCGGGTCCTGTCCGACTCAGCGATCGTTGCCTCGCACCGCGTGGGTGATTCCCGCGTCCAGGACGCCTACTCGCTGCGCTGCGCACCGCAGGTCGCGGGCGCCGTCCGGGACACCGTCGACCACGCTGAACTGGTGGCCTCCCGTGAACTCGCGGCCGCCATCGACAACCCGGTGGTCCTGCCTGACGGCCGGGTCAGCTCCAACGGCAACTTCCACGGTGCCCCGGTGGCCTACGTGCTCGATTACCTGGCCATCGCCGTCGCGGACCTTAGCTCCATCGCCGAACGGCGCACGGACCGCATGCTGGACCCGGCCCGCTCGCACGGCCTGCCGGCGTTCCTGGCAGCGGATCCGGGCGTGGACTCGGGCCTCATGATCGCCCAGTACACGCAGGCCGGGCTGGTCTCGGACAACAAGCGGCTCGCGGTTCCCGCGTCCGTGGACTCCATCCCGAGCTCCGCCATGCAGGAAGACCATGTGTCCATGGGCTGGCACGCTGCCCGCAAGCTCCGGAAGGCCGTGGAGAACCTGCGCCGGGTGCTCGCGATCGAACTCGTGACCTCGGCACGGGCGATTGACATGCGCACCCAGCTTTCGGCCGGCCAGCTGACGCCGGGACCTGCCGGGGCGGCGGTCCTCGAAACGCTGCGGACCGTCGTCGGAGGTCCGGGCACGGACCGGTTCCTCTCACCCGAGCTTGAGGCGGCCGACCGGCTGGTCGCCTCCGGTGCGGTGCGGACGGCAGCCGAATCCGCCGTCGGAAACCTCGCCTAAAGGTGAACAATGTGCACCGCCGGCAAATATTTGCCGGCGGTGCCGAAATAGTCTGCAACGCGCCGCACAGGGCCCGGCGAGTGTAGTAGAACTAAAGGTGTAGTAAAAGTCACATCAAAGAAGCTGTGGCGTAAGAAGAACATCCACAAAGGGGTAGAAGTTCACATGAAAGCACGCGGGACAGTCCTGTCCAGACGCATCGCACACGCCGCTACGGTTTCCGACTGGGGATCGCTGCACGTGGGCGAGCGGGTCGAGATCATCAAGCAGGCGCACGTAATTGCGGCAGGCGAGGTGGAGGAAATCTCACGGAGCGGAAACGTGTTGTGGCTGGTCCGCGGCGGAGCAGCAGAGTCGCAGCTCTTTATGAAGTCCGACGGCGTGCAGGTGCGCCGGATGTAATCCGGCTGAAGCCGTGCGGTAGAACGCACACAAGAAATCAAGAAGCCCCCGACCTTGGATCATTCGGCCTTTCGGCCAGAATGAGCCCAGGATCGGGGGCTTTTTCGCGTGTTAGGCTGCGATGTCCTCGTGTGTTTCACCGAAGGGAACAGACTCGTCGAGGGCCACCGTGTAACGGCCTGGCTCCAGGCGCGTGACCTTGATGCCGCAGGTGCCTTCCTGGGCAGCCGTTTGGATCAGAGTCTCTACGGCGCTTTCCAGGCCGTGGTGGACCTGGTCGGCACTGGTGAATGCCAGGTCGATGGACCGGGCATCCGCGGAGCGGGACGCGCTCGTAGGAGCGGTTGGGCGCTCCATGGTTGCTGTGCTCATGTACTGACTTTCTATGGTTTTTGCCGGGGGGCAGTAGACCATTCTACCGGGAATCGGCATAAAGGTCAGATGACTGTCATTTGACAAGCTTGTTGACGATAGTTGTCTTATCAACCATTCTGCCCTTGCGCGGCATTTGGAAGCGATCCTGAGCCACGCTCCCTCGTGCCTTGCGCGCTAGTGTTGGTCAGGTCCGAGAGGCCGACGGCGCAGGAGGCGACCGTGTTTGAAGGTGCCAGCATCATGTTCGCCGCGGCGGGTGTAGCCGTCTTTGTTGCCGCGATCCTGCCCAAGGCCCTGCGCAATGCTCCAATCTCCATGCCGATGGTGTTCCTGGGCGCCGGTGCCGCCGCCTTCGGCCTGCTTCCCCATCTTCCCGACCCGAGCCCTGTCCAGCACCCTGAGCTGACGCTGCATCTGACCGAGGTGTGTGTGATCATCTCGCTGATGGGAGCCGGGCTGGCGCTGGACCGTCCGGTGGGGCGGCGGAACTGGGCCACCACCTGGCGGATGCTCGGTATCGCCATGCCCCTGTGCATGCTCGGCCTGACGCTCCTCGGACTCTGGCTGCTGGGCCTGGGACTCGCCGCCGCGCTACTCGTGGCCGCCGCCCTGGCCCCCACGGATCCGGTCCTGGCGTCCGAGGTGCAGGTGGGAGAGCCGGCCGACGCGGAAGAGGCGACCGACCAGGAGGACGAGGTCAGGTTCGCCCTGACCTCGGAGGCGGGACTGAACGACGGGCTGGCCTTTCCCTTTGTGTACCTGGCCATTGCCATGAGCCTCGTGGGGACCGCGCCATCGGCCTGGTTTCCGGAGTGGTTCGGCGTGGACGTCCTGTGGCGCATCGGAATGGGCGTGCTGCTGGGCTACGCTACGGGCAAGGTGCTGGCGCGGCTGTTCTTCTCCGCCCGGCACGACAGCATCCGGCTGTCCAACCACTCCGAGGGCTTCGTTGCGCTGGCCGCCACTTTCCTGGCGTACGGTGTCACCGAAATGATCGAGGGCTACGGCTTCATCGCGGTGTTCGTCTGTGCACTGACCATCAGGGCGGCGGAGCGCACCCACGGCTACCACCGCATTCTTCACTCCTATGTGGAACAGCTCGAGCGGCTCCTGACGGTGGTCATCCTGGTCCTCTTGGGCGGAGCGATCGCGCGGGGCCTGCTGGCCGACGTCGGGTGGGCCGAAGTTGGCGTGGCGCTGGCCTTCCTGGTCCTGGTCCGTCCGCTGTCCGGCTGGCTGGCGCTGACACGCGGCAAGACCGGTCCCCGGGAGCGGATCGCCATTTCCTTCTTCGGCATCCGGGGCATCGGCTCGCTGTATTACCTTGCTTACGCCTTGGGTCAGGGCGGTTTCGTGGACCAGGCGCAGCGCCTGTGGAGCATCATCGGACTCGTCGTGGCCATGTCCGTGGTGCTGCACGGGGCCACCACGGCGCCGGTCATGAAGCGCCTGGACCGGCTCCGCGAACACAGGGCGGCCGAGAAATTCGGGGACGAGGGAAAGGCGCCGCACACGCCGGTCTGACCCGGCGGATCACGAATCACGCGGGTATTCTGCGTTCCGGCCGATCGTGTGGTGAGCTTGGATCATGGCAGGCAGAAGGTTGGTATCCCGTTTGGCCCTTGCGCTGGCAAAGTTGCTGGGCTTCGTGATAGTCAGCAGCCTCTGCGGTGTCCTCGTGGCCAGCTTCCTGGTGCCCGGGGCTGCCCTCGCCGGCACCTCGGTCAGCAAATCGATTTCCTACTTCAACAGCCTGCCCACCGAACTCGCGGTGCCTGCGCCGTCGCAAACCACCCGCATGCTGACGGCGGACGGCAAGCTCATCGCTACTTTCTACTCAGAGAACCGGGTCCGCGTTCCGCTGAAGCAGATGTCCCCGTTTATCCGGAAGGCCGTCGTCGCCATCGAGGACAGCCGGTTCTATGAGCACAGCGGCGTGGACACGCAGGGCGTCCTCCGGGCGCTGACCAGCAACCTGACCCGCGGCGACCGGCAGGGCGCCTCCACCCTCACCCAGCAGTACGTCACCAACATTGTGAACGAGTCCCTGATTTCCGAAGGCCGCGAGGACCAGGTGGTGCTCAGCGGGCAGAAGACCATGGGGGACAAGCTGCGCGAGATGCGGCTCGCCATGGCCTTGGAGAAGAAATTCACCAAGGACCAGATCCTCGAGGGCTATCTCAACATCGTCTTCTTCAACCGCAGCGCCTATGGCATTGAGGCGGCGGCCCAGTACTTCTTCAGCGTTCCCGCCAGCAAGCTGACCCTGCCGCAGTCTGCGCTGCTGGCGGGCCTGGTTAACAGCCCCAGCTTCTACGATCCCGTGGCCAACCCCAAGAACTCGCTGAAACGCCGCAACCAGGTCCTCGGCGAAATGCTCAAGCAGCAGATGATCACCAAGAAGCAGCATGACGCCGCGGCGGCTTCAGGGGTCGGCCTGAAGATCCGGCCTTCGCGGCAGGGGTGCGCGGCCGCCACCATGGCCCCGTACTTCTGCGACTATGTGACCCGGCTGTTCCTCAACAACCCGGCCTACGGCTCTGACACAGAGGCCCGCGAAAAGCGGCTCTTCCGCGGCGGCCTGACCATCACCACCACGCTGGACAGCAGGCTGCAGGCCAAGGCCCAGGCGCAGGTGAACGCCACCGCCGGCGCCAATCCGGACAGGTGGGGCGCTTCGCTGGTCACCGTCCAGCCGGGCACCGGCCGGGTCCTGGCGATGGCGCAGAACACGGTGTACCTGCCCCAGCCCGGCAAGTTCGACACCCAGCTGAACTTCAACGTGGACGCCAAGGATGCCATCGGCAACGATCTCAACGGCGCCGGCGGGTTCCAGCCCGGATCCACCATGAAGCCCTTCACCTTCGCCGAGTGGCTGCACCAGGGCAAGACCATGACCACGGTCGTGGACGCCTCGAAGCGCGAGTACCCGCTGGGCTTCCGCTGGCGGTCCTCCTGCGGCAAGGTGGCCGGCGGCTACAGCACCAAGCAGCGCAGGGCAGGACTTGAAACGGCTGACGACCTGCAGAACGCCTCGGAGGGCTACTACCGCAAGATGCCGGCCGACTACGGGCTCTACAACTCCATCAACACGGCAACCTTTGCCGAGGCCGCGCAGCTGGACTTCTGCGGGATCCAGAACATGGTCAACGCGGTCGGGCTCCGCAGCGGGCTGGACGGGACGCCAATCAACATGCACCAGCTGGGCAACCTCCTGGGCGGCACCGGCGTTGCCCCGCTGACCATGGCCAACGCCTTTGCCACTTTCGCCGCTGACGGCCGGTACTGCGTGCCGGTGGCCCTGGCCGGGGTGGCGGACATGGCGGGCAAAAGGCTGCCGGCGGAGGTTCAGAAGTGCAGCGAAACCGTGGACAACAACGTAGTCCGCGGGGTGAACAAGGCATTGCAGGGCATGCTCAACAAGGGCTCCGGAATCTACATCAACCCCAAGGTGCAGAAGAGTGTGCCCGTGGCGGCAAAAACGGGCACCAACAACAGCAACGGTGCCACCTGGGTGCTGGGCTACACCACCGGCCTGGCCACGGCCTCGTTCTTCGGTGACGCCCTCGAAGGCCAGCAGCGCCCGGGCCGGAACATCACCATCAAGGGCACGCACTACGACCGCATTGACGGCTACATGATCGCGGGCCCGCAGTGGGCGAACTACATGCTCCAGGTGGCGCGGCTCTACCCCGCTGCCGCCTTCCCCAAGCCGCCGGCGTCGATCGTCAGCAAGCCCGCGGCGAAGCCAAAGGCACCCGCCCGTCCAACCCCGAAGCCCAAGCCGAAGCCCAAGCCCAAGGATTAGACGGGGCCCGGACAAGCACCGGGACGAACGCTCAGCCCAGCAGGATGCTGACCAGCCGCGCGGCCACGCGGGCGGTCCGGTTGTCAATGTCGAAGGCCGGGTTCAGTTCCGCCACGTCCGCGTGCAGCAGCTTGCCGCTGGCCACCACCTGACGGCAGACGGCACTGATCACCGGCAGCGGAACGCCGTACGCCGCCGGGGCGCTGACTCCCGGGGCCACCGCCGCCGGCAGCACATCCAGGTCGATGGTCAGGTACAGGACGTCGATCCCGCTGAGGAAATCCGCCACAAAGGCCTCGGCCGCGGCGGCGGTGCAGTCCTCGTCAAGGAGGTATTTCACCCCCAGCTCGTCGGCGGTGCTGAACAGTGCGCGCGTGTTGTTGGGTTCGGAAATTCCGACGACGGCGTACTTCAGTTCGCGCCCCGCGGCCGCTTCCGCGCGGGCCATCTGGAGGAACGGGGTCCCGGAGCTGGGGGCGGCCTCGTCCCGTAGGTCGAAGTGGGCATCAAGGTTGAGCACGCCCAGCCGCTGGCCATCGCGTACCGCCCGGGACCCTGCCACACCGAGGTAGCTGGCGTAGGCGGTTTCGTGGCCGCCGCCCAGCAGCACGGTGAGGCGGCCGCCGTCGAGCAGCGCCGCAACGGCGAGGCCGGCGCGGGCCTGGCCTGCCTCCAGTTCGCCGTCGCGGACCGCCACGTCGCCAGCGTCGGCGACTGGCCGCTCCGAGTGGTAGGCGAGCGGGCCCAGTGCACTGCGGATGGCCGCCGGTGCGGCCGCGGCTCCGGTCCTGCCCTTGTTCCGGCGCACGCCCTCGTCACTGCAGAAGCCGAGGATCACAGCGGGGCGCTGTGTGGAGGCGCCCAGCGAAGTCTTACCGGTGGCAGGCGTTACGGCCTGCCACCACCGGCGGTGGGCTTCGCCGTCGCCGTCGTAGCGGCCCGTCCAGGGGTGGGGTTGAACGTCAACGGAAAGCACGGGAAAGTCCATGCTTCAAGCTCACCGTACGGACACAGCGAAAGCCAGCAGCGCCGCCGTCGTGATGTCTGAAATACCGGAAACGACAGACCCGCGGGACGGTCGCTGCTACATGCCCAGCGCCTGCTCAATCGGGCCGATGGCGAAGAACAGGACGAAAGCGGCAGCTACGGCCCACATCAGCGGGTGCACTTCGCGGGCGCGGCCCTGGAAGGTGCGGATGAGGACGTAGGAGATGAAGCCGGCGCCCAGCCCATTGGCGATCGAGTAGGTGAACGGCATCAGCGTGAACGTGAGGAAGGCGGGCAGGGCGATGCCCCAGTCCTGCCAGTGAATCTTGCTGATTTGGGCCACCATCATGAAACCGACCACCACCAGGGCCGGGGCCACGGCCTCGAACGGCACGAGGTTGATGAGCGGGGTGAAGAACATGGCCACCAGGAACAGCAGGCCGGTCACGATCGAGGCCAGGCCGGTTCGCGCGCCTTCACCGATGCCCGCACCGGACTCGACGTAGATCTGGTTGGAGGAGACGGACGCGCCGCCGCCGACGATGGCGCCGAGGGCATCGACCTGCAGGACGCGGTCAACGTTGGGGATGTTGCCGTCCTTGTCCACGGTGCCGGCCTCGTTGGCCAGGCCCACCATGGTGCCCATCGCGTCGAAGAAGATGCTGAGCAGGATGACGAACGCGAGCAGGGCTGCGGCCACAACGCCCAGATGGCCGAAGGCGCCGATCGGGTTGGCCTTGCCGATCAGGGAGAGGTCGGGAGCGGCCCATTCGGTGAACGTGGGGGCAACCAGGGACCAGCCCTGCGGGTTGAAGTTTTTGCCGTCGAAGCTCGGGCCGATGTGGAGCGTGAACTCGAGGATGACCGCCAGGATGGTGGAGGCGACGATGCCGATCAGGATGGCGCCCTTGACGTTGCGCACCAGCAGGGCGATGGTCAGGATGAGGCCGAACACGAACACCAAGGTGGGCCAGCCCAGGAGCTTGCCGTCAAAGCCGAGACCCACCGGAACGGTGGTCCCTGCCGCGTCCGGAACGCGCCGGACGAAGCCGGCGTTGACCAGGCCGATGAGGGCGATGAACAGGCCGATGCCCACCACGATTGCGGTCTTGAGCCCGTCC
This window harbors:
- the hutG gene encoding formimidoylglutamase; protein product: MDFPVLSVDVQPHPWTGRYDGDGEAHRRWWQAVTPATGKTSLGASTQRPAVILGFCSDEGVRRNKGRTGAAAAPAAIRSALGPLAYHSERPVADAGDVAVRDGELEAGQARAGLAVAALLDGGRLTVLLGGGHETAYASYLGVAGSRAVRDGQRLGVLNLDAHFDLRDEAAPSSGTPFLQMARAEAAAGRELKYAVVGISEPNNTRALFSTADELGVKYLLDEDCTAAAAEAFVADFLSGIDVLYLTIDLDVLPAAVAPGVSAPAAYGVPLPVISAVCRQVVASGKLLHADVAELNPAFDIDNRTARVAARLVSILLG
- a CDS encoding NCS2 family permease yields the protein MLKQGSALDRYFKISERGSNLSREIRGGFATFFAMSYIVVLNPLILSVADSSGATLGFQAVAAVTAFVAGILTILMGAWAKHPFAMATGLGVNAFVAVTVATNPGLTWPDMMGLVVLSGVTMMILVLTGFRTAVFRAVPDGLKTAIVVGIGLFIALIGLVNAGFVRRVPDAAGTTVPVGLGFDGKLLGWPTLVFVFGLILTIALLVRNVKGAILIGIVASTILAVILEFTLHIGPSFDGKNFNPQGWSLVAPTFTEWAAPDLSLIGKANPIGAFGHLGVVAAALLAFVILLSIFFDAMGTMVGLANEAGTVDKDGNIPNVDRVLQVDALGAIVGGGASVSSNQIYVESGAGIGEGARTGLASIVTGLLFLVAMFFTPLINLVPFEAVAPALVVVGFMMVAQISKIHWQDWGIALPAFLTFTLMPFTYSIANGLGAGFISYVLIRTFQGRAREVHPLMWAVAAAFVLFFAIGPIEQALGM